The Drosophila innubila isolate TH190305 chromosome 2L unlocalized genomic scaffold, UK_Dinn_1.0 4_B_2L, whole genome shotgun sequence genome segment TTTTAGGTCCTGTCTGGATCGCTTAGCGACTCGTCCTTCAGTTGTTTTCGATAAAGTTGCCGGCTTCTCAATTTCGCTCTTTGACTTGGACTTTGGCGGACGCGAACGACCACGTATAGTTTTAGACGATAGCACCTCGGATTTTGATGGGTTTGCACGATATGCGGAACGTAATGATAGACGACGTGACTCCTCCATTGGTCCAATGAATGCTGCATTATTGAGAGTCGATGCCTCATCCTCTTTTAGATTTTTGTCATCTGATTTAGCGTCTTTATCGGAATCATTTTCCGGTGGGGTTGGAGAAGAATGCGTAGGCTCGTCTGCCACCGGAGAGGCAGGATCATTGGGAACCACAGGAGCGACAAGATCAGAGGGACGCATTGGCGAATCCGGATCGTTGGACACCACTGGAGAGACACTGACAGCCACGGGAGAGCTAGATTCATGGGAGGCCTTTGGTGAGTCAGTTTTGTTGAAAACGACTGGAGAGTCAGGCTCATTAGGGACCACCTCTTTCAGAAGGGACTTTGATTGAATGTCCTCCTCATCCTCAATATTATCATGAGCTTGAATATCTTCTGTTAAATCGGAGCAATCATTTCCAGCTTGTGAGTCTTCTGTCAAATCAACTTCTACAACGGTTTTAGTCGTTGGTGTCTCCTTCTCCTGATATGGCACACGTTCCCTTGAGAATTGAAGAGATTAAGTTAATGGAAGTGGCAGCCCTAATGGATATATATTATGTGACTTACGGAGTGCGCACTATATACGAGATGTTGTTAGACCagtcctcctcctcttcctcctggCTGCTTTCCTCATCACTGTAAACATTGAATGCTCATCAAGTACacttaatttacatttaacacTTACTCGGTAAGATCATAAGACGTCACGGAATTGGATGTTCCCTCATTGTCACTTCTGCCAAATAAATtcgcataaatataaaagattgaacattattattattttgacagaatataaaaaacatacatttgttattcatttaaaaaaaaataattaatctcAATGGATCTCACTTCATTTCGTTTTGTAActagtttaattttgtcaaaacaattacttgataaatgtgtgtacatacCCATTTGTCACTTGAGTTCGATCATCGGCTTCGTTCAATTCGTCCTCGTCGCCAACAATGTGCGGTACATTTGGTAGAAATGGCCTGCATTTCAATAGTTATGTTgagttatataataattaacatattCAGTATTTAAACTCACATTGTCTTTCACAATTTTCCTTGATTTCTGCTAGATATGTCAAACTTCTAACAAAGCGTTATTTTCAAGCATTTTGTCAGAAGTGCTGCAAATCGATCCAAAAGCAGTGTTGGAAAATCTTTGCCGTTTTATTGCGTTCTCACTGGCAACAATTTGCATCtcttttttaagttaaagcgtttcggcatttaaattttaaaaggatTAATTATTTACGAAATACTTTAAATaggaaactaataaaaatgttactttaaataaatgtaaagtttataataattattaataaattagaattacaataataataaaatatataagacaCTTTGTTTTATTCTTCACAGTAATCGCCATGCTCGCCTTCAGCATCGTCGCAATTACAATAGGCGACATCAGGCGCTATATCAGACGCCAGATCATCCTCACCAACAATAACACATCGTACATTCCGTGGATATTTGACCATTACAAGGGGTCGTCCATCCTCGTCCGT includes the following:
- the LOC117779803 gene encoding uncharacterized protein LOC117779803 is translated as MPKRFNLKKRCKLSLTYLAEIKENCERQLLKCRPFLPNVPHIVGDEDELNEADDRTQVTNGSDNEGTSNSVTSYDLTDDEESSQEEEEEDWSNNISYIVRTPERVPYQEKETPTTKTVVEVDLTEDSQAGNDCSDLTEDIQAHDNIEDEEDIQSKSLLKEVVPNEPDSPVVFNKTDSPKASHESSSPVAVSVSPVVSNDPDSPMRPSDLVAPVVPNDPASPVADEPTHSSPTPPENDSDKDAKSDDKNLKEDEASTLNNAAFIGPMEESRRLSLRSAYRANPSKSEVLSSKTIRGRSRPPKSKSKSEIEKPATLSKTTEGRVAKRSRQDLKDNSSPVGSKSPEKLAKPVEVTEYFNRISAILVSHRVNSLPFLDMRQRIDLLVGEAIAKTKSN